In Marinobacter salinisoli, the DNA window TTGATTAACATTCGCGTTGTTTCAACCTGAAAGTTGCTGTGGCAAAAATAATGCGGCAACTTTAGCAGCGAGCACCCCCGCAGGCAAGGCGGTAAAATCGCTGAAACCTAACGATTTACCCATACTCTGGTGGCTTTCTCCCTGCCGCTGCGACCCGAATCTGTTACCATTACCGGTTTAGTGTACCGGCTGCAGTGCCAGCCACTTTCGTTTTTCTTCTACTACGAATACCAATGTCAGTTTAGATACTGGGAGGCAATGCGTGACCATTTCCCGTGAGGACATCGAAAAAGTCGCTGTGCTCGCCCGCATCCAAGTGGACGACGATCAGGTTTCGGCCCTGGAAAAAGATCTGGGCAACATTCTTGACCTGGTGGATCAACTCGCTGCCGCGGACACCGACGCCGTGGAGCCTATGGCGCACCCACTGGACGCGGTGCAGC includes these proteins:
- the gatC gene encoding Asp-tRNA(Asn)/Glu-tRNA(Gln) amidotransferase subunit GatC, coding for MTISREDIEKVAVLARIQVDDDQVSALEKDLGNILDLVDQLAAADTDAVEPMAHPLDAVQRLRADEVTETNQREAFQAIAPSTEDGLYLVPRVIE